A window of Platichthys flesus chromosome 23, fPlaFle2.1, whole genome shotgun sequence contains these coding sequences:
- the kmt2e gene encoding inactive histone-lysine N-methyltransferase 2E isoform X8, translating into MLIRQGEGGLFVPGGQDEASRGTTLSTSEDGSYGADITRCICGFTHDDGYMICCDKCSAWQHIDCMGIDRQNIPETYLCERCQPRHLDRERAILLQTRKRDCLSDGDTSATESGDEVPLELYSTFQHTPTTITLTTGRLGQKQVDKKRKKSGDKEPQASSARAKKAFREGSRKSSRVKGAAPEQEPTEHPSLWENKIKTWMERYEEASSNQYSEDVQVLLRVKEQGDGKSLAYNTHPASFKPPVESQIQKNKKILKAVRDLAPDSLIIEYRGKFMLRQQFEANGYFFKRSECWPYPFVLFYSKFDGLEMCVDARSFGNEARFIRRSCTPNSEVRHVIEDGMLHLYIYSLRPITKGTEITIGFDFDYGNCKYKVDCACVRGNQECPVLKHNLEPTENLGSGGRRRGSRKDKETVRDDLGQNQNMGMDGEGKSKSLCDGKQRKLSPLRLSISNNQDPELYEDLEDKSSVSNEVEMESDEQIAERRRKMASPAEQSHLPVGAASSWKGLKHKETREERKMEAILQAFARMEKREKRREQALERIGGSGKPEMGGRSDYKDEPPATPETEDSPTLMQPLLEVKEEPGLKQAKVKSSRNRKSFSRNRTHIGQQRRRARTISTCSDLAPGSPTESIEPMSNESPEGELLTALEPETMAFQAEDCSPPHSSSPAPDRNRSGSKNFKTKKHFVSEWVGDKQQDRYAARTPEPIPERPLRISSDPEVLATQLNALPGMACSPQVYSTPKHYVRFSSPFLANRSPTTPGVPSGRRRSRELPETPPTTGSCKKRWLKQALEEEGSPSPARRHSLLMPYEGPLSPSINGDSDSPLPYNGICLLPELPTPLKKRRLNPLDACMSESSTPYGSPCATPTRSEQPEAPATPVLLATPPRPRTEEPITEALPSTPTQTLTAPQESESSEESSPEVSRKPSVQEADRPPSLVSSPSNMAPSLDVLPTEVKLPVPESPQPPVTEPMDCGEDRADGGVVEVNSEPPSSAETLASTFPGWIKSPERGPTGAAGLNFSPVNSNLRDLTPSHTLEPLVALFRPEAAAGTAAVSTAVTGPLVSAQAPFTEGQAQLFYPCAEEGSALGFTRSLNGDGSGEAGGSAQNPPQKKKVSLLEYRKRQREARRSGSKTECNSPVSNLPPLSMDVFPVALETASEPPPPPPAPTVLCNATTNPPTVTVKEPQTSEEAETAAEKGEKEGGEGQWTSSTSVEQARERSYHRALLLSKDKDTDGETDGGDTPALRDCPSPGLQKTPTHGPVSPGAVSQTPSRSVKEDDADAQPRTPNLTTPPASKPTGPKPAPLTPTKLHQAPLPSSPVHFPGSSLLHSPKPQAAGSPYRSQRALFSAQPQNQPQTQAQAGPAPFPQYNAQSAPPPPPPPPPAPPVSTVYFPSQSPSPAGPFVGFKPSVTPPYPPGSQPLMQTLPHSVHYQSSAVPPPPPPPPPHPMSGPTLVHVNLQPSPIQQHQLLLTTVPPPPPPPQVQTSQQPQQQPPAGGNLLSLTPPPPPPPPPPAPSTNPTMQPHHFQNLGGFQPALMHPGTAANPSAPQLTYPPPLQQTELPPPPPPPPQQTQQGQAQAAASQMPSGTRGAPSPSAPFHSSGYLSTGWH; encoded by the exons ATGGGGACACCAGTGCGACAGAGAGCGGAGACGAGGTGCCGTTAGAGCTGTACTCAACCTTTCAACACACGCCAACCACCATCACTCTGACGACTGGGCGTCTCGGGCAAAAACAGGTTGATAAAAAACGTAAAAAGAGTGGCGATAAGGAGCCTCAAGCATCCTCAGCCCGAGCCAAGAAG GCCTTCCGAGAAGGTTCCAGAAAGTCCTCCAGAGTGAAG GGTGCCGCTCCAGAGCAGGAGCCAACAGAACACCCGTCTCTGTGGGAGAACAAGATCAAGACGTGGATGGAGCGTTACGAGGAGGCCAGCAGCAATCAGTACAGTGAGGACGTCCAGGTCCTGTTGCGTGTTAAAGAGCAAGGGGATGGCAAGAGCCTGGCGTACAACACACACCCAGCCTCTTTCAAACCACCTGTGGAG AGTCAGattcagaaaaacaagaagatcCTCAAGGCGGTGCGAGACCTGGCCCCAGACTCCCTCATCATTGAGTACAGGGGAAAGTTCATGCTTCGACAGCAATTTGAGGCCAATGGTTACTTCTTTAAGAGGTCAGAATGCTG GCCGTAcccatttgtgttattttattcaaaatttGATGGATTGGAGATGTGTGTGGACGCTCGCAGCTTCGGCAACGAAGCACGCTTTATCCGTCGCTCCTGTACCCCCAATtctgag GTCCGGCACGTCATCGAAGACGGCATGCTGCATTTATACATCTACTCATTGAGGCCTATCACCAAGGGCACAGAGATCACCATTGGTTTTGATTTCGACTATGGCAACTG TAAGTACAAGGTGGACTGTGCCTGTGTGAGGGGGAACCAGGAATGCCCGGTGCTCAAGCACAACCTGGAGCCCACGGAGAACTTAGGTTCCGGAGGTCGCCGCCGCGGGAGCCGCAAGGACAAGGAGACGGTGCGGGACGACCTGGGCCAGAACCAGAACATGGGTATGGACGGCGAGGGGAAGAGCAAGAGTTTATGCGACGGCAAACAGAGAAAACTTTCTCCTCTCCGCCTCTCCATCTCCAACAACCAG GATCCTGAGTTATATGAGGATCTTGAAGACAAATCCTCCGTTAGCAATGAAGTAGAGATGGAATCAGACGAGCAGATtgcagaaaggaggaggaagatg GCCAGCCCAGCGGAGCAGTCCCATCTCCCTGTCGGGGCGGCTTCCAGTTGGAAGGGACTGAAACACAAGGAG ACACGAGAAGAAAGGAAGATGGAGGCCATCCTGCAAGCCTTCGCCCGcatggagaagagggagaaacgCAGGGAGCAGGCCCTGGAGCGAATCGGCGGCAGTGGCAAGCCAGAGATGGGGGGTCGCAGTGACTACAAGGATGAGCCTCCGGCCACTCCTGAAACAGAAGATTCCCCAACTCTCATGCAG CCACTTCTGGAGGTGAAAGAGGAGCCAGGACTAAAGCAGGCAAAGGTCAAATCCTCTAGAAACAGGAAGAGTTTCTCAAGAAACCGCACGCACATCGGTCAGCAGCGCCGGCGAGCTCGCACCATCAGCACCTGTTCGGATTTGGCCCCAGGCTCCCCGACTGAGTCTATTGAGCCCATGTCCAACGAGTCTCCTGAAGGGGAACTCCTCACTGCACTGGAGCCCGAGACCATGGCTTTCCAAGCAGAGGACTGCAGCCCTCCGCACAGCAGCTCACCTGCACCTGACAGAAACCGCTCCGGGAGCAAGAACTTCAAAACTAAAAAG CACTTTGTCAGCGAATGGGTGGGAGACAAGCAGCAGGACCGTTATGCAGCGCGAACCCCCGAGCCGATCCCAGAGAGACCCCTGAGAATAAGCAGTGACCCAGAAGTACTCGCCACACAGCTGAACGCCCTTCCAGGTATGGCCTGCTCGCCGCAGGTCTACAGCACGCCCAAACACTACGTTCGTTTCTCGTCCCCATTCCTGGCGAATCGCAGCCCCACCACTCCCGGAGTCCCTTCAGGGAGACGGCGATCTAGAGAACTGCCAGAAACTCCGCCAACCACAGGCTCCTGCAAGAAG CGATGGTTGAAGCAGGCTCTTGAGGAGGAAGGCTCCCCCAGCCCAGCCAGACGACATAGCCTCCTCATGCCCTATGAGGGACCTCTCAGCCCCTCCATCAATGGAGACTCGGACAGCCCTCTACCTTATAATGGCATCTGCTTGTTACCAG AGTTGCCCACACCTTTGAAAAAGCGGCGGTTGAATCCGTTAGATGCCTGCATGTCCGAGAGTTCGACGCCCTACGGCTCTCCATGTGCAACACCCACCAGGAGCGAACAACCGGAGGCACCCGCAACGCCCGTCTTACTCGCGACCCCTCCACGTCCCCGGACAGAGGAGCCCATTACGGAGGCCCTGCCCAGCaccccaacacaaacacttactgCCCCTCAGGAG AGTGAATCTTCTGAGGAGAGCTCACCAGAGGTCAGCCGGAAACCCAGTGTGCAAGAG gCTGATCGCCCGCCTTCGTTGGTCTCCTCTCCAAGCAACATGGCTCCCAGCTTGGATGTGCTACCGACCGAAGTCAAGCTGCCAGTTCCAGAGAGTCCACAGCCCCCAGTGACGGAGCCTATGGACTGCGGAGAGGACCGAGCTGATGGTGGAGTTGTAGAAGTCAATAGCGAGCCTCCCTCGTCCGCAGAAACTCTTGCCTCCACTTTTCCCGGCTGGATAAAAAGCCCAGAGAGAGGCCCGACTGGGGCAGCTGGCCTGAACTTCTCCCCAGTCAACTCAAACTTAAGGGACCTCACCCCGTCACACACTCTGGAGCCTCTGGTAGCTCTTTTCAGgcctgaggctgcagctgggACTGCAGCAGTGTCCACAGCAGTGACTGGGCCACTGGTCAGCGCTCAGGCCCCCTTCACTGAAGGCCAGGCGCAGCTCTTTTACCCCTGCGCTGAGGAGGGCAGCGCACTGGGATTCACTCGCTCACTGAACGGGGACGGCAGCGGCGAGGCAGGAGGGTCGGCACAGAACCCTccacaaaagaaaaag GTGTCTCTGCTCGAGTACAGGAAGCGTCAACGAGAAGCTCGCCGCAGCGGTTCCAAGACGGAGTGCAACTCCCCCGTTTCCAACCTGCCGCCTCTGAGCATGGACGTCTTTCCTGTCGCTCTGGAGACCGCCAgtgagcctcctcctcccccccctgctCCCACAGTACTCTGCAACGCCACCACCAACCCCCCCACGGTCACGGTAAAAGAGCCTCAAACCAGTGAGGAGGCGGAGACTGCtgcagagaaaggagagaaggaaggcgGGGAAGGACAGTG GACGTCGTCGACTTCTGTGGAGCAGGCCCGAGAGCGGAGCTACCACCGAGCGCTGCTGCTCAGCAAAGATAAAGACACGG ATGGTGAGACAGACGGTGGTGACACACCTGCACTCAGAGACTGTCCATCGCCAGGTCTTCAAAAGACCCCGACCCATGGA cccGTCTCTCCCGGTGCCGTCTCCCAGACTCCGAGTCGTTCAGTGAAGGAGGACGACGCAGACGCTCAACCTCGGACGCCAAATCTGACAACGCCGCCAGCGAGCAAACCCACAGGACCGAAGCCGGCTCCTCTGACCCCCACCAAGCTGCATCAAGCCCCCCTACCCTCCTCTCCCGTCCACTTCCCTGGATCCTCGCTCCTCCACTCCCCCAAGCCTCAGGCTGCGGGCTCGCCCTACCGCAGCCAGAGGGCGCTGTTCTCGGCGCAGCCTCAAAACCAGCCGCAGACCCAGGCTCAGGCTGGCCCCGCTCCGTTCCCCCAGTATAACGCACAGAGTGCTCCCCcgccacctccccctcctccgccAGCGCCTCCAGTCTCCACGGTATATTTTCCCAGCCAGAGCCCCTCGCCCGCTGGACCCTTTGTCGGGTTCAAACCTTCCGTTACCCCCCCGTACCCCCCCGGCTCTCAGCCCTTGATGCAGACTCTTCCCCACAGTGTGCACTATCAGAGCTCAGccgtgcctcctcctccacctcctccgcctccacACCCGATGAGCGGCCCCACCCTGGTGCACGTCAACTTGCAGCCTTCTCCcatccagcagcaccagctccTGCTGACCACCGTTCCCCCTCCGCCGCCTCCCCCTCAGGTTCAGACGTCCCAACAaccgcagcagcagcctcctgccGGCGGCAACTTGTTGTCGCTcactcctcctccgccgcctccgcctcctcccccgGCCCCATCAACCAACCCCACGATGCAGCCCCACCACTTTCAGAACTTAGGGGGGTTTCAGCCGGCACTGATGCATCCAGGCACCGCAGCCAATCCCTCAGCGCCCCAATTGACGTACCCCCCACCCCTTCAGCAGACCGAActgcctccacctccccctcctcccccccaacAGACTCAACAAGGCCAGGCCCAGGCCGCCGCCTCCCAGATGCCTTCTGGGACTCGTGGAGCTCCTTCGCCCTCCGCCCCTTTCCACAGCTCGGGGTACCTTAGCACGGGGTGGCACTGA